Proteins from one Streptomyces genisteinicus genomic window:
- a CDS encoding MFS transporter — protein MTQTTTAVKQPVTPASIGARLDRMPITPMHRSLTAVIGIGLLFDTFENSLSGTIAKVLQDDFAFGATSLKLVLASVFIGQFIGALVLGRVADRLGRRRAFLINLAIYSGFSLLGAFSPNAEWLIVTRFLAGIGIGAEQSLSDCYLADVLPAAKRGRFIAWAYTIAFCGVPAVGFAALWLVPLTPLGVDGWRWLFVIGALGSAVVWVLRRRLIESPRWLAANGRTEEADVLVSRMEAQIPAGQAVEELPAGHETAVAGRTRLRDIFARGLRRRTVMLWIFCSLSVVGYYGFGTLAPQILAAKGYDIVAGLGFTALSFLGYPVGSALSLPIIDRIERKTLVALSAGAMVVAGMGFAFTDSAVLIVTFGFVYTLCSNVFSSVSHVYLSEQYPTAIRATASGMAYSLSKLSAAALPFVLLPVLDSYGPGALFGVIAASMVALAVTVLTLGERTTGVPVDQVSVSPDAPNTKWS, from the coding sequence ATGACCCAGACCACCACGGCGGTGAAGCAGCCGGTCACCCCCGCCTCGATCGGAGCCCGGCTGGACCGGATGCCGATCACCCCCATGCACCGCAGCCTGACCGCGGTCATCGGGATCGGCCTGCTCTTCGACACGTTCGAGAACAGCCTCTCGGGCACCATCGCCAAGGTGCTCCAGGACGACTTCGCCTTCGGGGCGACGTCGCTCAAGCTGGTCCTCGCCTCCGTCTTCATCGGCCAGTTCATCGGCGCGCTGGTGCTCGGCAGGGTCGCCGACCGGCTCGGGCGGCGCCGGGCCTTCCTGATCAACCTCGCGATCTACTCGGGCTTCTCCCTCCTCGGCGCGTTCTCGCCGAACGCGGAGTGGCTGATCGTGACCCGCTTCCTGGCCGGCATCGGCATCGGTGCCGAGCAGTCGCTGTCCGACTGCTACCTGGCGGACGTCCTGCCCGCGGCCAAGCGCGGCCGGTTCATCGCCTGGGCGTACACCATCGCCTTCTGCGGAGTGCCCGCGGTCGGCTTCGCGGCCCTGTGGCTGGTGCCGCTGACCCCGTTGGGTGTGGACGGCTGGCGCTGGCTGTTCGTGATCGGGGCGCTCGGCTCGGCCGTGGTCTGGGTGCTGCGCCGGCGTCTGATCGAGTCGCCGCGCTGGCTGGCGGCGAACGGCCGCACCGAGGAGGCCGATGTGCTGGTCTCCCGGATGGAGGCCCAGATCCCGGCCGGCCAGGCCGTCGAGGAGCTCCCGGCCGGGCACGAGACGGCCGTCGCCGGGCGGACCAGGCTCCGGGACATCTTCGCCCGAGGGCTGAGGCGCCGCACGGTGATGCTGTGGATCTTCTGCTCGCTCTCCGTGGTCGGCTACTACGGCTTCGGCACCCTGGCCCCGCAGATCCTCGCGGCGAAGGGCTACGACATCGTGGCGGGTCTCGGCTTCACCGCCCTGTCCTTCCTGGGCTACCCCGTCGGATCGGCGCTGTCGCTGCCGATCATCGACCGCATCGAACGCAAGACACTCGTCGCGCTGTCCGCCGGGGCGATGGTGGTGGCCGGAATGGGCTTCGCCTTCACCGACTCGGCCGTCCTGATCGTCACGTTCGGCTTCGTCTACACGCTGTGCAGCAACGTCTTCTCCAGCGTGTCGCACGTGTACCTCTCCGAGCAGTATCCGACGGCGATCCGGGCGACCGCGTCCGGCATGGCGTACTCGCTGTCCAAACTCAGCGCCGCCGCCCTGCCGTTCGTCCTGCTGCCCGTGCTCGACTCGTACGGACCGGGCGCGCTGTTCGGGGTCATCGCCGCCTCGATGGTCGCGCTGGCCGTCACCGTCCTCACGCTGGGCGAGCGCACCACGGGAGTCCCCGTGGACCAGGTCAGCGTCTCGCCCGACGCCCCCAACACGAAGTGGAGTTGA
- a CDS encoding fatty acid desaturase family protein: MQRPHVQEAQAATAPQQRGGASATFSELLKRVKAEGLLDLDPRYYIFRLALNTSLIVLGFAAFFALGDSWWQLAVAMWMGLCGGQSAFMWHDAGHKAMFRSKKAASAVGYIHANLVNGVSFGWWVNHHNRHHSNPNHLDMDPDIGRRTAIFDIKQYPTRHGTQKFVVRYQSVLFFVLLVLESFKMLKTAVLSIAQGKTKRPVLETFLLVARAAIYLALVFTVLSPVLAVAFILVQQAVLGVYFGMIFAPNHKGMAIRDGEEETLDWLERQVLTSRNIRPSLLIDFLYGGLNYQVEHHLFPAMPQKNLARARELTREYCAERGVPYHEVGFWASYREVASFLHEVSAPVRRGDVEEQIRLNADRAA; encoded by the coding sequence ATGCAGCGTCCGCACGTCCAAGAAGCCCAGGCCGCCACCGCTCCCCAGCAGCGCGGCGGTGCTTCGGCCACGTTCTCCGAACTCCTCAAGCGCGTGAAGGCGGAAGGTCTCCTCGACCTCGATCCGCGGTACTACATATTCCGCCTGGCGCTGAACACCTCGCTCATCGTCCTCGGGTTCGCCGCGTTCTTCGCGCTCGGCGACTCGTGGTGGCAGCTGGCGGTGGCGATGTGGATGGGGCTCTGCGGCGGCCAGTCCGCCTTCATGTGGCACGACGCCGGCCACAAGGCCATGTTCCGCAGCAAGAAGGCCGCCTCCGCCGTCGGCTACATCCACGCCAACCTGGTCAACGGGGTCAGCTTCGGCTGGTGGGTCAACCACCACAACCGCCACCACAGCAACCCCAACCACCTGGACATGGACCCGGACATCGGCCGGCGCACCGCCATCTTCGACATCAAGCAGTACCCCACCCGGCACGGCACGCAGAAGTTCGTGGTGCGCTACCAGAGCGTGCTGTTCTTCGTGCTGCTGGTCCTGGAGTCCTTCAAGATGCTGAAGACGGCCGTGCTGTCCATCGCCCAGGGCAAGACCAAGCGCCCCGTGCTGGAGACGTTCCTGCTCGTCGCCCGGGCGGCGATCTACCTGGCCCTGGTGTTCACCGTCCTCTCGCCCGTGCTCGCGGTCGCCTTCATCCTGGTCCAGCAGGCGGTCCTGGGCGTGTACTTCGGCATGATCTTCGCCCCCAACCACAAGGGCATGGCGATCCGTGACGGTGAGGAGGAGACCCTGGACTGGCTGGAGCGCCAGGTCCTCACCTCCCGCAACATCCGCCCGTCCCTGCTGATCGACTTCCTCTACGGCGGGCTCAACTACCAGGTCGAGCACCACCTGTTCCCGGCGATGCCGCAGAAGAACCTGGCCCGCGCACGCGAGCTGACCCGGGAGTACTGCGCCGAGCGCGGCGTGCCGTACCACGAGGTGGGCTTCTGGGCCTCGTACCGCGAGGTCGCGTCGTTCCTGCACGAGGTCAGCGCACCGGTGCGGCGCGGTGACGTCGAGGAGCAGATCCGGCTGAACGCGGACCGGGCCGCCTGA
- the fabI gene encoding enoyl-ACP reductase FabI, which translates to MSGLLAGKRILVTGVVTDASIAFHVARLAQQEGADVVLTGFGRLSLIERIAAGLPKPVPVVELDVTDQTHLDTLAERIGASADGWDRIDGVVHSIAYGPRGAFSFLDGDWADVSTAVQVSAYSLKSLTTACLPLMEDRGGSVVGLTFDATVAWPRYDWMGVAKAALESTSRYLARDLGGRGIRCNLVAAGPLRSMAAKSIPGFGELAEVWQQRAPIGWDLVDPDPAARGVVALLSDFFPRTTGEIVHVDGGVHMMGA; encoded by the coding sequence ATGAGCGGACTCCTCGCGGGCAAGCGCATCCTGGTGACGGGCGTCGTCACGGACGCGTCCATCGCCTTCCACGTCGCCCGGCTCGCCCAGCAGGAGGGCGCCGACGTGGTGCTGACCGGCTTCGGCCGGCTCTCCCTCATCGAGCGCATCGCGGCCGGGCTGCCCAAGCCGGTTCCGGTGGTCGAGCTGGACGTGACCGACCAGACCCATCTGGACACGCTCGCGGAGCGGATCGGCGCGTCCGCCGACGGGTGGGACCGCATCGACGGCGTCGTGCACTCGATCGCGTACGGGCCGCGGGGCGCCTTCTCCTTCCTCGACGGCGACTGGGCGGACGTCTCCACGGCCGTGCAGGTGTCCGCCTACTCGCTGAAGTCCCTGACCACCGCGTGCCTGCCGCTGATGGAGGACCGGGGCGGCTCGGTGGTCGGCCTCACCTTCGACGCGACGGTCGCCTGGCCGCGGTACGACTGGATGGGTGTGGCCAAGGCCGCCCTCGAGTCGACCAGCCGCTACCTCGCCCGCGACCTCGGCGGCCGGGGCATCCGCTGCAACCTGGTCGCGGCCGGCCCGCTGCGCTCCATGGCCGCCAAGTCGATCCCCGGCTTCGGCGAACTCGCCGAGGTGTGGCAGCAGCGGGCCCCCATCGGCTGGGACCTCGTCGACCCGGACCCCGCGGCGCGCGGTGTGGTCGCCCTGCTGTCGGACTTCTTCCCGCGCACCACCGGTGAGATCGTCCACGTCGACGGCGGGGTGCACATGATGGGCGCGTGA
- a CDS encoding beta-ketoacyl-[acyl-carrier-protein] synthase family protein, which yields MAGMDIAVTGLGLVTPGGIGVGPSWAAVCDGRPTAALDPVLANNPVRISSRVPGFDPDTLLSARRAHRLDRFVQFALVAAHEAVADARLDPTTWDGARVGVVLGCADGGPGTVEDQHDVLRERGADQVSPLLLPMQLPNMLAGQTAIEFGATGPNLVVATACASGATAIGMARDLLALGRCDVVLAGGSEAMITPLVMAGFAQMGALSRREDDPSSASRPFDADRDGFVAGEGAGILVMERVVDARARGAHIHGRIIGFGATADAHHMTSPHPDGAGIEAAVRAALADAGADPDDVQHVNAHGTSTPLNDLAEARMIKRTLQGDPLVTSTKGVTGHLLGAAGAVEAAFALLSVEHEIVPPTAGLRIPDGRIDIKLAQSATCMPIDLALSNSCGFGGQNTALAIAPA from the coding sequence ATGGCCGGCATGGACATCGCCGTCACCGGACTCGGCCTGGTCACCCCGGGTGGTATCGGGGTCGGGCCCAGCTGGGCGGCGGTCTGCGACGGCAGGCCGACCGCCGCCCTCGATCCGGTACTGGCGAACAACCCCGTACGCATCTCCTCCCGGGTTCCCGGCTTCGATCCGGACACGCTGCTCAGTGCGCGGCGGGCACACCGTCTGGACCGGTTCGTGCAGTTCGCCCTCGTCGCCGCCCACGAGGCCGTCGCCGACGCCCGTCTCGACCCGACCACCTGGGACGGGGCGCGGGTCGGTGTGGTGCTCGGCTGCGCGGACGGCGGCCCCGGCACCGTCGAGGACCAGCACGACGTCCTGCGGGAGCGCGGCGCCGACCAGGTGTCCCCGCTGCTGCTGCCCATGCAGCTGCCGAACATGCTGGCCGGTCAGACGGCCATCGAGTTCGGCGCCACCGGGCCCAATCTGGTGGTGGCCACGGCCTGTGCCTCGGGCGCGACCGCCATCGGCATGGCCCGGGACCTGCTCGCCCTCGGCCGCTGCGACGTGGTGCTGGCGGGCGGCAGCGAGGCGATGATCACTCCGCTGGTCATGGCCGGGTTCGCGCAGATGGGCGCGCTGTCGCGGCGCGAGGACGACCCCTCCTCGGCCTCGCGTCCCTTCGACGCCGACCGGGACGGCTTCGTCGCCGGGGAAGGGGCCGGAATCCTCGTCATGGAACGGGTCGTGGACGCACGGGCCCGCGGTGCGCACATCCACGGCCGGATCATCGGCTTCGGAGCCACCGCGGACGCCCACCACATGACGTCCCCGCACCCGGACGGCGCCGGCATCGAGGCCGCGGTCCGCGCGGCTCTCGCCGACGCCGGCGCGGATCCGGACGACGTGCAGCACGTCAACGCCCACGGCACGTCGACCCCGCTCAACGACCTGGCCGAGGCACGCATGATCAAGCGGACGCTGCAGGGCGACCCGCTGGTCACCTCCACGAAGGGAGTCACCGGACACCTGCTCGGCGCGGCGGGCGCGGTCGAGGCCGCCTTCGCCCTGCTGAGCGTCGAACACGAGATCGTTCCGCCCACCGCGGGTCTGCGCATCCCCGACGGACGGATCGACATCAAGCTCGCGCAGTCGGCCACGTGCATGCCCATCGACCTCGCACTCAGCAACTCGTGCGGGTTCGGCGGCCAGAACACGGCGCTGGCGATCGCGCCGGCGTGA
- the serS gene encoding serine--tRNA ligase encodes MHDPGELLDEGPVAVRRLARRRYDLDLAALEKAMRRRAEAQAGVTRSRTEANRVSRSRGRSGPPSEEEKEAARALRADVQQAEAEARAAEADLAELLLGIPNVPLDRVPDGDTDKEAVEVRRWGPVRERNDAPHHADIGESLGILDNPAAARLSGSRFSVGRGAGARLERALTDFFLDLHTREHGYTEYSVPFLVNRETMTGTGQLPKFEDDLFRTQVGDRELFLIPTAEVPLTNLVAQQLLDARELPYAFTARTPCFRAEAGAYGRDTRGILRLHQFEKVELVRVCAPEDAPAQLELMVGHAEECLRRLGLSHRVVMLPAGDLGFSARMTYDIEVWLPGSGAYREISSVSDCGTFQARRASIRHRRSDGRKGPAATLNGSALPVGRTVAALLEQGVQEDGSVLLPEALAAYTGFRRILPGGATA; translated from the coding sequence ATGCACGACCCCGGTGAACTGCTCGACGAGGGGCCGGTCGCCGTGCGGCGGCTGGCCCGCCGCCGCTACGACCTCGACCTGGCCGCTCTGGAGAAGGCGATGCGCCGGCGGGCGGAGGCCCAGGCCGGTGTGACCCGTTCGCGTACGGAGGCGAACCGCGTCTCGCGCTCGCGCGGGCGCTCGGGACCGCCGTCCGAGGAGGAGAAGGAGGCCGCCCGCGCCCTGCGCGCGGACGTGCAGCAGGCGGAGGCGGAGGCCCGGGCCGCGGAAGCCGACCTGGCCGAGCTGCTGCTGGGCATCCCCAACGTCCCCCTCGACCGGGTGCCGGACGGCGACACCGACAAGGAGGCGGTGGAGGTCCGGCGCTGGGGCCCGGTGCGGGAGCGGAACGACGCCCCGCACCACGCCGACATCGGCGAGTCCCTCGGCATCCTGGACAACCCGGCGGCGGCCAGGCTCTCCGGCTCCCGCTTCAGCGTCGGCCGCGGTGCCGGGGCCCGTCTGGAGCGGGCGCTGACCGACTTCTTCCTCGACCTCCACACGCGCGAGCACGGCTACACCGAGTACTCCGTCCCGTTCCTGGTGAACCGCGAGACCATGACCGGCACCGGCCAGCTCCCCAAGTTCGAGGACGATCTCTTCCGCACCCAGGTGGGCGACCGCGAGCTGTTCCTGATCCCCACCGCCGAGGTGCCGCTCACCAACCTGGTGGCCCAGCAGCTCCTGGACGCGCGCGAGCTGCCGTACGCCTTCACCGCGCGCACCCCCTGCTTCCGCGCCGAGGCCGGGGCGTACGGGCGGGACACCCGGGGGATCCTGCGCCTGCACCAGTTCGAGAAGGTGGAGCTGGTCCGCGTCTGCGCCCCCGAGGACGCCCCGGCACAGCTGGAGCTGATGGTGGGACACGCCGAGGAGTGCCTGCGCCGCCTCGGACTCTCCCACCGCGTGGTCATGCTGCCCGCCGGCGACCTCGGCTTCTCCGCCCGGATGACGTACGACATCGAGGTGTGGCTGCCGGGCAGCGGCGCCTACCGCGAGATCTCCTCAGTCTCCGACTGCGGCACCTTCCAGGCCCGCCGCGCGAGCATCCGCCACCGGCGGTCCGACGGCCGCAAGGGGCCCGCCGCCACGCTCAACGGCTCGGCCCTGCCCGTCGGGCGGACGGTCGCCGCGCTGCTGGAGCAGGGCGTGCAGGAGGACGGTTCGGTCCTGCTGCCCGAGGCGCTCGCCGCGTACACCGGATTCCGCCGGATCCTGCCGGGCGGGGCGACCGCGTAG
- a CDS encoding acyl carrier protein yields MLEQLQEILSNKLKVSPEAITPEATREDIELDSLAVVELSLLLKSELGLDISDDDLLETETVADMVRLMEERSAKV; encoded by the coding sequence ATGCTGGAGCAGCTCCAGGAAATCCTGTCCAACAAGCTGAAGGTGTCGCCCGAGGCGATCACCCCGGAGGCCACCCGGGAGGACATCGAGCTGGACTCGCTGGCCGTGGTGGAGCTGTCGCTGCTGCTCAAGTCCGAACTGGGCCTGGACATCAGCGACGACGACCTGCTCGAAACCGAGACCGTGGCCGACATGGTCCGGCTCATGGAGGAGCGGAGCGCGAAGGTCTGA
- the fdxA gene encoding ferredoxin yields MSYVIALPCVDVKDRSCIDECPVDCIYEGRRALYIQPDECVDCGACEPVCPVEAIYFEDDVPAEWGDHRGSNAEFFSALGTPGGAGGVGALDHDSPLVEALAAKAVRS; encoded by the coding sequence ATGTCGTACGTCATCGCCCTGCCCTGTGTCGATGTGAAGGACCGTTCCTGCATCGACGAATGCCCCGTGGACTGCATCTACGAGGGCCGGCGCGCGCTCTACATCCAGCCCGACGAATGCGTCGACTGCGGTGCCTGCGAACCGGTGTGCCCCGTGGAGGCCATCTACTTCGAGGACGACGTCCCCGCGGAGTGGGGAGACCACCGGGGTTCCAACGCCGAGTTCTTCTCCGCCCTCGGGACGCCCGGCGGCGCGGGCGGTGTCGGAGCGCTCGACCACGACTCCCCCCTGGTCGAGGCCCTGGCCGCGAAGGCGGTGCGGTCATGA